The following proteins come from a genomic window of Nicotiana tomentosiformis chromosome 12, ASM39032v3, whole genome shotgun sequence:
- the LOC138903332 gene encoding uncharacterized protein gives MAKNSKTVPQKEKASSSRPSDDKAPVEPSVHEYVPGPCTLKTDFKMENPSSILGRCEHVSMYTCSIMEDHLEAVRKDCNWGSEVVLQIPSSDESVTRDAALRPSSGEERNKSLVPKQGEDKKRRASSRPEDSKPKTRMVRRKAIALSIDLVQRLREEEEEKNSSSALVVRSTEAIEVAKAPELMAAVPVGVVPEDLSLDWSTTNDLLRAMTMGHSPSLPSFSEEALKEARELKTPDIGAGSGAWDPFRDCFTGVDDGSDIGDASILLEEAISRFRLDLSQCEAEIQKVSGDRDAMRLLCSQKDEAIKDLQADLAKLQQKIEKIGLLREEVDQIRAECNQWKETLDRLAAEKETILTKLLSADVQLRSFKQKGLVQAKRIEELETRLAEAKAEVESSKVLADKSIIVYRADAEATQMEAWEVAKTADTRAHWVAKLAKCRSRRETLEEIHARGFDLTEEVKRLKSSKRKLKPWLLMMMMMMVAKADPRTGKSSTGKLSF, from the exons ATGGCGAAAAATTCcaaaaccgtacctcagaaggagaaagcttcttcctcacggCCGTCTGATGATAAGGCGCCGGTGGAACCGTCAGTTCATGAATATGTTCCCGGCCCGTGCACTTTGAAGACCGATTTTAAGATGGAGAATCCTTCCTCCATTCTGGGTCGATGTGAACATGTATCGATGTATACGTGCTCTATAATggaggatcacctcgaggccgtcagaaaagactgcaactggggttccgaggtcgtgttgcaaattccatcttcCGATGAGA GCGTAACCagggatgccgctttgaggccttcgagcggtgaagaaaGAAACAAGTCCCTAGTCCCTAAACAGggggaagataagaagcgaagagcTTCCTCTCGGCCAGAGGACTCCAAGCCCAAAACACGAATGGTGAGGAGAAAAgcaattgccctttcgattgacttggtccaacgactgagagaagaagaagaagaaaaaaatagctcttcggctttggtagtccgatctacagaggccatcgaggttgccaAAGCTCCCGAGCTGATGGCGGCTGTGCCTGTCGGGGTTGTTCCCGAAGACCTGAGTCTTGACTGGAGTACTACGAATGATTTGCTCAGGGCTATGACAatgggtcattcgccttctctgccatctttttctgaggaggcgttgaaggaagctcgagagttgaaaACTCCCGATATCGGCGCAGGCTCTGGTGCATGGGATCCTTTtagggattgttttactggagtcgacgatggttccgatattggtgacgcttctattttattagaggag gccattagtaggtttcgactcgatcttagccagtgtgaggccgagaTCCAGAAGGTCTCAGGCGATAGAGATGccatgcggcttctttgcagccaaaaggacgaggctataaaggacctccaagcggatttggctaag ttgcagcaaaagatcgaaaagatcgggttacttcgagaagaagtcgatcaaatccgagCTGAATGCAATCAGTGGAAAGAGACCCtcgaccgcctggcagcggaaaaagaaaccatcttaacaaaattattatcggccgatgttcaacTTCGAAGTTTCAAGCAAAAGGGGTTGGTtcaagctaagaggatcgaggagctcgaaacacgacttgctgaggctaaggcggaggttgagtcatcaaaagtcttggcggataagtccattattgtatatcgggctgatgctgaggctACTCAGATGGAGGCCTGGGAAGTGGCaaagaccgccgatactcgagctcattgggttgccaaACTTGCcaagtgtaggtctcggagggagaccctcgaggagatacatgctcgaggttttgaccttaccgaagaggtaaaaaggctaaagagctcaaagcggaagctgaagccttggcttctgatgatgatgatgatgatggtagcaaaagcggatCCGAGGACAGGGAAGAGCTCGACCGGGAAgcttagtttctaa